Proteins encoded by one window of Labrys wisconsinensis:
- a CDS encoding carbohydrate ABC transporter permease, with the protein MTAAAPGRSARRVFPIEAALRGLAIVLVSAIVFFPVYWMVLSSLRSSSESLSFPPPLLPHGLDVSAYVQLFSDKPIARWLALSTLVASLTVLATLVLVIPAAYALSRLAWRGRSAFGLLLLFTQIMPAAVVVAPVLALYRSLGWTDSLWALALLHTAFVVPLCAWVLKASFDAVPRELVEAALIDGCNRWTALWLVLLPLTRPGLVAVSVIAFFASWNEYLFASTLITRNELYTASLGLATLMTQLDTPLFVLMAAGVTFSVLPVAFYMAIQRHLLRGLTAGAVKG; encoded by the coding sequence ATGACCGCGGCCGCCCCGGGACGCTCCGCCCGCCGCGTCTTCCCGATCGAGGCCGCGCTGCGGGGCCTTGCCATCGTGCTGGTCTCGGCGATCGTGTTCTTCCCGGTCTACTGGATGGTGCTGTCCTCGCTGCGCTCGTCGAGCGAGTCGCTGTCCTTCCCGCCGCCCCTGCTGCCGCACGGGCTGGACGTCTCGGCCTATGTCCAGCTCTTCTCGGACAAGCCGATCGCGCGCTGGCTGGCGCTGTCGACCCTGGTGGCGAGCCTGACGGTGCTCGCCACGCTGGTGCTGGTCATCCCCGCCGCCTATGCGCTGTCGCGCCTCGCCTGGAGGGGGCGCTCGGCCTTCGGCCTGCTGCTTCTCTTCACCCAGATCATGCCGGCCGCGGTGGTTGTGGCGCCGGTGCTGGCGCTCTATCGCAGCCTCGGCTGGACCGACAGCCTCTGGGCGCTGGCGCTGCTGCACACCGCCTTCGTGGTGCCGCTGTGCGCCTGGGTGCTGAAGGCGTCCTTCGACGCCGTGCCGCGCGAGCTGGTCGAGGCGGCGCTGATCGACGGCTGCAACCGCTGGACGGCGCTGTGGCTGGTGCTGCTGCCGCTGACGCGGCCGGGCCTGGTCGCCGTCAGCGTCATCGCCTTCTTCGCCAGCTGGAACGAATACCTCTTCGCCTCGACGCTGATCACCCGCAACGAGCTCTACACCGCCTCGCTCGGCCTCGCGACGCTGATGACCCAGCTCGATACGCCGCTCTTCGTGCTGATGGCGGCGGGCGTGACGTTCTCGGTGCTGCCGGTCGCCTTCTACATGGCGATCCAGCGCCATCTCCTGCGCGGCCTCACCGCCGGCGCGGTCAAGGGTTGA
- a CDS encoding mandelate racemase/muconate lactonizing enzyme family protein, whose product MRITKVETVWFEALPQAEWARRGAGRQALPNNLWVRIHTDSGLIGLGETYYLPRAVAAVIHDVFAPLLIGRDARDIENHWSNMFALVNFCGAYGAEMRAISAIDVALWDLAGQNAGLPIYAMLGGRSRDRIGIYNTCVGHGRYDDLDAWLGGRAGELAESLLAQGITAMKIWPFDQFGPTLSGPVDTRKPMVMWGAQTAAGPRGHGIGGDELKAGLAIVEDIRRAVGERMAIAIEGHARWDLATATRIARALEPLDILWLEEIMPPDNVESFVRLKRETRIPLCQSERVFTRFGFRPWIERGATDIVMPDLSWGGGLTEGRKIAAMADTYFLPITCHDTIGPVALWAATHLMLHIPNGLIMETVRGYIDGWYDEVVTDRIEVREGHLHLPDRPGLGTRLREDILARPEARIEVSTEDTLKRW is encoded by the coding sequence ATGCGGATCACCAAGGTCGAGACGGTCTGGTTCGAGGCGTTGCCGCAGGCGGAATGGGCCAGGCGCGGCGCAGGCCGGCAGGCCCTGCCGAACAATCTGTGGGTGCGCATCCACACCGACAGCGGGCTGATCGGCCTCGGCGAGACCTATTACCTGCCGCGCGCCGTCGCCGCGGTCATCCACGACGTGTTCGCGCCGCTGCTGATCGGGCGGGATGCGCGCGACATCGAGAACCACTGGTCGAACATGTTCGCCCTGGTCAATTTCTGTGGCGCCTACGGCGCGGAGATGCGGGCGATCTCGGCGATCGACGTGGCGCTGTGGGATCTCGCCGGCCAGAACGCCGGCCTGCCGATCTACGCCATGCTGGGCGGGCGCAGCCGCGACCGCATCGGCATCTACAACACCTGCGTCGGGCACGGGCGCTACGACGATCTCGACGCCTGGCTCGGCGGCCGGGCCGGCGAGCTCGCCGAGAGCCTGCTGGCGCAGGGCATCACCGCCATGAAGATCTGGCCGTTCGACCAGTTCGGGCCGACCCTGTCCGGCCCGGTCGACACGCGCAAGCCGATGGTGATGTGGGGAGCGCAGACCGCGGCCGGCCCGCGCGGCCACGGCATCGGCGGGGACGAGCTCAAGGCGGGCCTCGCCATCGTGGAAGATATCCGCCGCGCCGTGGGCGAGCGGATGGCGATCGCCATCGAGGGCCATGCCCGCTGGGACCTCGCCACGGCGACGCGCATCGCCCGGGCGCTGGAGCCGCTCGACATCCTGTGGCTGGAGGAGATCATGCCGCCGGACAATGTCGAGAGCTTCGTCCGCCTCAAGCGCGAGACCCGCATCCCGCTCTGCCAGAGCGAGCGCGTCTTCACCCGCTTCGGCTTCCGGCCCTGGATCGAGCGCGGCGCGACCGACATCGTCATGCCCGACCTGTCCTGGGGCGGCGGCCTCACCGAGGGCCGCAAGATCGCGGCGATGGCCGACACCTATTTCCTGCCCATCACCTGCCACGACACCATCGGCCCGGTGGCGCTGTGGGCGGCGACGCACCTGATGCTGCACATTCCCAACGGGCTGATCATGGAGACGGTGCGCGGCTATATCGACGGCTGGTACGACGAGGTGGTGACCGACCGGATCGAGGTGCGGGAGGGCCACCTGCATCTGCCGGACCGGCCCGGGCTCGGCACCCGCCTGCGCGAGGACATCCTCGCCCGGCCCGAGGCGCGGATCGAGGTCTCGACCGAAGACACGCTGAAGCGGTGGTAG
- a CDS encoding carbohydrate ABC transporter permease: MIGSRAFPYLLILPMLALEGALVLYPIARGALSSLETPAGFGLDTYRRMLADPDFWAMIGRTVLFTLAVDAIILAVGLGLALLMNWSFRGRGLVRSLLTVPWAIPEVPVAITFVLMLDPSFGVFNAFVRLLPGVEESPQWLLDPTLAMLVVIAATVWKGFPFYSLVLLSALQAVPDELYEAATMDGAGRVGQFRYITLPGIRGSLALLAVLGFIYSTQQFTLIWLITGGGPVDATTTLAPAIYMQAFRFYDFGYAGAIAVVGFLISAIATTAFVLVQRGMAES; the protein is encoded by the coding sequence GTGATCGGCAGCCGCGCCTTTCCCTATCTCCTGATCCTGCCCATGCTGGCGCTGGAGGGGGCGCTCGTCCTCTACCCCATCGCGCGCGGCGCGCTCTCCAGCCTGGAGACACCGGCAGGATTCGGCCTCGACACCTATCGCCGGATGCTGGCCGACCCCGACTTCTGGGCGATGATCGGCCGCACGGTGCTGTTCACCCTGGCGGTCGACGCGATCATCCTGGCGGTCGGGCTCGGCCTGGCGCTTCTGATGAACTGGAGCTTCCGCGGCCGGGGCCTGGTGCGCAGCCTGCTCACCGTGCCGTGGGCGATCCCGGAAGTGCCGGTGGCGATCACCTTCGTGCTGATGCTCGACCCGAGCTTCGGCGTCTTCAACGCCTTCGTGCGTCTCCTGCCCGGGGTCGAGGAGAGCCCGCAATGGCTGCTCGACCCGACGCTCGCCATGCTGGTCGTCATCGCCGCGACGGTCTGGAAGGGCTTCCCGTTCTATTCCCTGGTGTTGCTCTCGGCGCTGCAGGCGGTGCCGGACGAGCTCTACGAGGCGGCGACCATGGACGGGGCAGGGCGCGTCGGCCAGTTCCGGTACATCACCCTTCCCGGCATCCGCGGCAGCCTGGCGCTGCTGGCGGTGCTCGGCTTCATCTATTCGACGCAGCAGTTCACGCTGATCTGGCTGATCACCGGCGGCGGGCCGGTCGATGCCACCACCACTCTGGCGCCGGCCATCTACATGCAGGCGTTCCGCTTCTATGATTTCGGCTATGCCGGCGCGATCGCGGTGGTCGGCTTCCTGATCTCGGCCATCGCCACCACCGCCTTCGTCCTGGTCCAGCGCGGGATGGCGGAGTCATGA